The genomic stretch ATTAAGAATTCCACCAGCACCCATAAGGCATGAGAGATCTGAACCATGCTCACATTTGCCATGGAAATTTTCCACATTTCTAGACCCAGATCTGTCATATGTCCCGACAAGTCACCAACAGATCAGGCTCAAGAAACAACCCTGGCCATGGTATAAATTTTGTACATGAACACCTTTTAACAAGAAGCAAATGTATATTTCGCTTCCTGAAAAAAATCCAGCctgatttcctttttcttcttgttttacaTTAACtccttgtttctatttcttctgCTACGGTACTTTCCAAGTTTCCAGGTACAGATTCATGGTGGCCCTGGATACTTCCATTCCCCTCTGAATGTACGGTGCCAGGTAGCTGCCATTGGTCACTCGCGATCTCTGGACCATCCACGGAGTGTAGGACTGTACCAAACATTGGTGGtctcacatttttttctccaataGATTCTTGTAATGGGACACGGCAAACTGGACAGGTTGATTGCTTTTGTAGCCACACATCAATGCAGGAGAGGTGAAAATTGTGGCTGCATTTGGGCATAATTCGCAgaacttctttttcttggtaCTCGCCTAAACATATTGAACACCTGCAGAAGCCAAAAGATGATGACTAGTCATATATGATAGAAAGGAAACTTagcaaagaaaatgaaatgaatGTCCAGGATGTTATACCCTCACTATGTCTTCATGACGAATGATGATTAAAATGGTTTTTAGAAGTTTACTTTTGTAGTTTTCTCATAAACAAACTTGAATGTATAGTTACTTCACTTAAACTTGCATCTATATGGGAAGGACATACTAGTTAAAATTGAGGTCTGCAGCTTTATCACTCTTTTTCACCTTCAAATTTTCCAACCTTAACTGAAATGTCCAACACATAACATAACTCATTCATAATGATGCTGTTTGAGAAATGATCTAAGACACAATATGAGCATTTACGTCCCAGTGCCATGGATCAATAATTAACATATTCTGATCAGAAAAGAAGTAAcaggggggtgggggtgagaTTGAGGTTGACAAACTAGACTTACTGTGCATCTTCAAAACGGAAAGCATCACTATTGAACTTCATTGTAGGAATTGCTGCAACTACAACTGGTTCAAGGCCATTCATCCTTTGCTCCGACTGTCACCAAATGCCAAAATATAAAACCCTCAGACctcaaaacataaacaatttCAATAGgagaataaaagagaacaaTGTGATTTAGTAATCGGGTGAAACCCAAGGATACGAGAATGGTAACTTAGTTCTTCCAAAGATTGACTATATCTGCATACTAGTTGACAAATGGCTTCAATGTAATATATTGAGCATAAATTGACAGTAAAGGAGCCATCTGACAGTTGTGCCATTTTCTTGCTTACTACTGGCATGGAGGTTGTTAGTAATGAAATTTAACCATTCAGTGTCCATTTAAAGGTGGAAGCATTTTGAACTGATTAGTGGGTGTTTACATTTCCATCTCCCAGAGGCCACTTAAGTGCTTgttcaaagaaaaataattgcCCAAGTTATAAGGCaactctttttgggtgaaggaaAAGAAACTTCGCAGCCAAACATTCACCACTGCAGATTCATTTTTAGCTCCATTTATGTCTTAGATCATCCAGAAAATAGGAACAGTTTCTGATGCAATTCTCAATACCGTATCAATGTTGGATCCAGGGTGTCTGGGAACACTTCTATGACTTGGACAAGGACATAAAAACTGGTTTAAACAGTCCAAATCCCATACAGTATTTGCGAACGGGATAACATCCACTACCAATGAGAATAGAATAAGATTGCCCAGAGTTCCCACTGGATCCCACTAACAAACACATGACATGCAGAGGAAACCACTACCCCGCAAGATCCCACAGCAAACAGAGCACAGAACATGTTTCTAAAATACGAAATTAACATCTAAAAAAGAAGATACCCAAATCAAAGTCCAAAATTACAACCGTAAGTAATCAAACCCAGGATGCAGAATCCAACATACCTGTTCAAGATCAGTCACGGCGTCCAGTTCGAACACTGGTCTGGACTCCAGCGAACGGATCCTCCCACACATTAGTCTCGTGCACACAAACACAATAAACGTCGCGCTCATCCCAAACCCGATCACAATCGTAGTCAGATTCATACCTGAACCCAGCATCGCTAAGCCTAAACGCACATCCAAAGATCCAACCCAAGGAGAAGATTCAAGGAGGAGAAAAACACACTATAACAACCCATATCAAAACTCTTCGATGTTGGCAAGGATCAACTCAACCTatccaaaaaatccaaaaaaaaaaaaaaaaaaactctacgATGAATCGAAAGTTTTGGAATCAAGGATTGGAGAACGAAAGATAAGACAAAATACCCATCAGGAATGCTTTAGATCGACTCAAAAGATTTAGCCCAAGGAGGAGCTGGGAATGTAAGGAGTGGATAAGAAGGGTAACGGAGAGGAATGGTAATAGaggggaagggaaggatgaGACAGTTCGTTTTCTTGCTCTTGGAATCAGATTCGATTTGGAGTGGTCACGAGGGACCCGCCAATTTGGATTTTGTAATACTGGAGAAAGTGAAAAGGGTAGAAGGTCATGGAGAATTCTGAGCTCACAGTTGGCGGCAGGACTCACCcacaaaagaaaactttttgGCCAAAAAGTAACGTAAACAAATACGGTTAGTAAGAATTTCGGAGATTCTTGATGGATCACCTAAAAGGGGAAAACTGAACAAGAATAATCTTGGCGGTGGTTATTAATAGGGAGAGGGTTTCTTAAGAGAGCGTGTGTTCTACATCAGTGTGAGGATTAATGAGAATGTATGTAAATACATGGTGGAAAAGATCGTGTTTATCTACGCTTAGACATAATTGGTACGAAAAGATTCCATTGCTTTACGCTGAAGATATTCGAGTGTGCCCTCTCATTGACCATGCATGTCTATGCCTACAGGTAGCATTTTTTTGgcctattattattatgacCACCTTGCTCCACATGAAAGGTTAAAATCTCGTCGTTATTGATGCTTCTATATGTGTTTCCATTGATCCCTACGCTAGTGCAGAAGCCACACTATCCTTTAAGGAATCATCTCcctgatattattattattattattattttttttt from Macadamia integrifolia cultivar HAES 741 chromosome 14, SCU_Mint_v3, whole genome shotgun sequence encodes the following:
- the LOC122061041 gene encoding RING-H2 finger protein ATL39-like, which translates into the protein MLGSGMNLTTIVIGFGMSATFIVFVCTRLMCGRIRSLESRPVFELDAVTDLEQSEQRMNGLEPVVVAAIPTMKFNSDAFRFEDAQCSICLGEYQEKEVLRIMPKCSHNFHLSCIDVWLQKQSTCPVCRVPLQESIGEKNVRPPMFGTVLHSVDGPEIASDQWQLPGTVHSEGNGSIQGHHESVPGNLESTVAEEIETRS